From a single Candoia aspera isolate rCanAsp1 chromosome 2, rCanAsp1.hap2, whole genome shotgun sequence genomic region:
- the MRPL17 gene encoding large ribosomal subunit protein bL17m encodes MTKVASGGDPAMRLTAVACISHGRLRRRFGLGPRSRLDMLRNLVTGLVRHERIETTRARADEMRFYAERLIDHAKRGDADPQAMRLADFWLTEKDLVHKLFKVLAPRFAPHQGGYTRMMRIPKNDNLDRAERAVLEYKGNPLPPLPLPRRDSEKTLVNQLLKGYREELLRTRGARGPTGTAV; translated from the exons ATGACGAAGGTGGCTTCCGGCGGCGATCCTGCCATGAGGTTGACGGCGGTGGCCTGTATCTCCCACGGGCGGCTGCGGCGGCGGTTCGGGCTCGGGCCGCGCTCGCGCCTCGACATGCTGCGGAACCTGGTCACGGGCCTGGTGCGCCACGAGCGGATCGAGACCACGCGCGCCCGCGCGGACGAGATGCGCTTCTACGCCGAGCGC CTGATCGACCACGCCAAGCGCGGCGACGCGGACCCCCAGGCCATGCGCCTGGCCGACTTCTGGCTGACG GAGAAGGACCTCGTGCACAAGCTCTTCAAAGTGCTGGCGCCGCGCTTCGCGCCCCACCAGGGCGGCTACACGCGGATGATGCGGATTCCCAAGAACGACAACCTGGACCGGGCCGAGAGGGCGGTCCTAGAGTACAAGGGGAACCCGCTCCCTCCCTTGCCGCTCCCCCGCCGGGACAGCGAGAAGACGCTGGTCAACCAGCTGCTGAAGGGCTACCGGGAGGAGCTGCTGCGGACGCGAGGAGCCCGGGGCCCCACGGGCACGGCCGTGTAG
- the LOC134490288 gene encoding FANCD2 opposite strand protein-like, producing MAGGYQLWAPWSPLDESLQWLRGTIHRPGASKPIFQGVQSPAAADLEVQLCFQGLSLVLEPTAKMGTGQSQPPGAAGETRGHTGTVRKPQAVHLTGIDLVFGHLVTVQPPRWTGSLRVSEHSVFCQVISTHQRWPRGLQEPQVRMAMAICWQILHAMLLLYTAYKKCTFTLQHSH from the coding sequence ATGGCTGGGGGGTACCAGCTGTGGGCACCCTGGTCCCCACTAGATGAATCTCTGCAATGGCTGAGGGGCACCATACACAGGCCTGGGGCTTCCAAGCCTATCTTCCAAGGTGTCCAGAGCCCAGCTGCTGCTGATCTGGAAGTACAGCTTTGTTTCCAGGGTCTCAGCCTGGTACTGGAGCCTACTGCAAAGATGGGAACAGGACAGTCACAGCCACCTGGAGCAGCTGGAGAGACAAGGGGTCACACTGGGACTGTGCGTAAACCCCAGGCTGTGCATCTTACAGGGATTGATTTGGTATTTGGACACCTTGTGACAGTACAGCCCCCACGTTGGACTGGCTCACTGAGGGTGTCAGAGCACTCAGTCTTCTGTCAAGTCATAAGCACACACCAGCGCTGGCCCCGTGGGCTCCAGGAGCCCCAAGTGCGCATGGCCATGGCCATATGCTGGCAAATTCTGCATGCAATGCTCCTGCTCTACACTGCCTACAAGAAGTGTACCTTCACATTGCAACATTCCCACTGA